From one Leptospira andrefontaineae genomic stretch:
- a CDS encoding Na+/H+ antiporter: protein MENILVEYVYLILIILGLVVIANRLGLAYPIVLLIGGLVVSTIPFFQNITITPELVFLIFLPPLLYEAAWQISWKEFWKWRRIIAGFAFPIVIITSCVIALISSSLIPGFTLAIGFLLGGIISPPDSISSVTIMKQTKAPKSAISVAEGESLLNDASSLIVFRFALAAVITGQFNLQEATFSFVWVVIAGSFIGLAVGLVFYGIHSWLPLTPSIEIVLTFVTPYCMYYLAEHFHVSGVLAVVCGGLLLSSKRQSLLSYASRIQGVNVWNSIVFILNGLIFLLIGLQLPSIINQLGDISLKSAILYGILISLALIVTRIIITLFTSGFTRIMSNFIEVSEVNPGWKIPLVLGWAGIRGVVSLAAALSIPLYTIGETPFPYRNLILFITFIVILTTMIFNGLTLPWLIRKLNVMDFQTPIPVHRQEVMIQKKLATESLHYLEEKNKTGARKNKHLKNLISRLKTELGYFEEELKGMSGTHRGERKEYGDVYLELLQFQRDVLNDLNHDSGFDEEVIRKYHALIDIEEFKTRESD from the coding sequence ATGGAAAATATCCTAGTTGAATACGTTTATTTGATTTTGATCATCCTTGGATTGGTTGTGATCGCAAATCGACTCGGACTTGCTTATCCGATTGTCCTTTTGATCGGAGGACTCGTTGTAAGTACAATTCCATTCTTCCAAAATATTACCATCACACCGGAGCTTGTTTTTTTAATTTTTCTTCCTCCTTTATTATATGAGGCCGCTTGGCAAATTTCTTGGAAAGAATTTTGGAAATGGAGAAGGATCATTGCAGGTTTTGCATTTCCGATAGTCATCATCACTTCTTGTGTAATCGCTTTGATCTCTAGTTCGTTGATCCCTGGATTTACATTAGCGATTGGATTCTTATTAGGAGGTATCATTTCTCCTCCTGATTCTATTTCTTCCGTTACGATCATGAAGCAAACAAAAGCCCCCAAGTCTGCAATAAGTGTCGCAGAAGGAGAAAGTTTGCTGAATGATGCTTCTTCTTTGATAGTATTTCGATTTGCTTTGGCAGCGGTGATTACCGGACAGTTTAATCTCCAAGAGGCAACTTTTAGTTTTGTTTGGGTGGTTATTGCAGGTTCATTCATCGGTTTGGCAGTTGGTCTTGTATTTTATGGGATACATAGTTGGCTTCCGCTTACTCCAAGTATTGAGATCGTTTTAACTTTTGTGACTCCATATTGTATGTATTATTTGGCGGAACATTTTCATGTTTCAGGAGTTCTTGCCGTGGTGTGTGGAGGACTTCTTCTTTCCAGCAAACGCCAAAGTTTGTTGAGTTATGCGAGTCGTATCCAAGGAGTGAATGTTTGGAATAGTATCGTATTTATTTTGAACGGATTGATCTTCTTATTGATCGGTTTGCAGTTGCCTTCTATCATAAATCAATTAGGAGATATTAGTTTAAAGAGCGCAATTCTATATGGAATATTGATCTCATTGGCTTTAATCGTTACAAGGATCATCATTACACTTTTTACTTCCGGTTTTACTAGGATCATGAGCAATTTTATAGAAGTCTCGGAAGTGAATCCTGGATGGAAGATCCCTCTTGTTTTAGGTTGGGCAGGGATTAGGGGAGTTGTATCCCTTGCTGCAGCACTTTCTATTCCATTATATACAATTGGAGAAACCCCATTTCCCTATCGAAATTTGATCTTGTTTATCACTTTCATCGTGATCTTAACTACTATGATCTTTAATGGACTAACTCTTCCCTGGTTGATCCGAAAATTGAACGTAATGGATTTCCAAACTCCTATTCCTGTTCATAGACAAGAAGTGATGATACAAAAAAAGTTAGCAACAGAATCACTTCATTATTTAGAGGAGAAAAATAAAACAGGCGCTCGCAAAAATAAACATCTCAAAAATCTAATTTCTCGTTTGAAAACAGAATTAGGATATTTTGAAGAAGAACTGAAGGGAATGTCAGGAACCCATAGGGGAGAAAGAAAAGAATATGGAGATGTATATTTAGAACTTCTTCAATTCCAAAGAGATGTTTTGAACGATCTAAATCATGATTCGGGATTCGACGAAGAAGTGATCCGCAAATACCATGCGCTTATAGATATAGAAGAATTTAAAACCAGAGAAAGTGACTGA
- a CDS encoding zinc-binding dehydrogenase, with product MKNNLPKKMKAVRQLGPLPNEALSDPNEIKKILQLTSIDLPKPGPGQVLIKVDRGSMNPNDLYHIRGVYSSTFDYPYPRGVGFEAAGTVVANGGGIVGKMRLGKRVAFYSKSGVFAEYALAEALKLIVLPNDVQFQEAASSVANPITGIAMARCAKASESKYFFITAAAGAVARMTMRVAHTYGLKSIAIVRREEQISICKEEGASYVLNQSDPDFEKRLTELCKEVNCTYGFDCIGGEMPLTLVRSMPQGSTLCMYGYFNTGPMQFQPQKLFNGWKVQFFEIEYYINALSLPSRYLLSREVIENVNGLFRPKIQRQFKLEEAAEAYAFYSQNMTDGKIQILCE from the coding sequence ATGAAAAACAATCTCCCTAAAAAAATGAAGGCCGTCAGACAATTAGGCCCACTACCTAACGAGGCACTCTCAGATCCGAATGAGATCAAAAAAATCCTACAACTTACTTCTATCGATTTGCCTAAACCTGGCCCTGGACAGGTTCTCATAAAGGTGGATCGAGGCTCTATGAACCCGAACGATCTTTACCATATCCGAGGAGTATACAGTTCTACTTTTGATTATCCTTATCCTAGAGGGGTCGGCTTTGAAGCAGCAGGAACAGTAGTAGCTAACGGAGGAGGGATTGTCGGAAAAATGAGACTTGGTAAAAGAGTCGCCTTTTATAGCAAGAGCGGAGTATTTGCGGAATATGCTTTGGCAGAGGCTTTAAAATTGATCGTTCTTCCTAATGACGTTCAATTCCAGGAGGCAGCCTCCTCAGTTGCAAATCCTATTACCGGGATTGCTATGGCAAGATGCGCGAAAGCATCTGAATCCAAATATTTTTTTATTACCGCTGCGGCAGGAGCAGTTGCCAGAATGACGATGCGTGTCGCACATACATACGGTTTAAAAAGTATAGCTATCGTTCGCAGGGAGGAGCAGATCTCGATCTGCAAAGAAGAAGGCGCATCGTACGTATTAAACCAATCCGATCCGGATTTCGAAAAACGACTTACAGAACTCTGTAAAGAAGTCAATTGCACATACGGTTTCGATTGTATCGGAGGAGAAATGCCTTTAACACTTGTCCGATCTATGCCTCAAGGATCCACCCTTTGTATGTATGGTTATTTTAATACCGGCCCTATGCAATTCCAACCTCAGAAATTATTCAACGGTTGGAAAGTCCAATTTTTCGAGATCGAATACTATATCAACGCACTCTCTCTTCCGTCGAGATATTTACTATCGCGAGAAGTGATCGAGAATGTGAACGGTCTGTTCAGACCCAAGATACAACGCCAATTCAAGTTGGAAGAAGCCGCAGAGGCATATGCATTTTATAGCCAGAATATGACGGATGGGAAGATCCAGATCCTTTGTGAATAA
- a CDS encoding class I SAM-dependent methyltransferase: MLKQALESKTENPNKTLWEKGDFTEIASLMRKSGEELVTHLGIISPLKILDLGSGDGTTAIPLARTGSEVLGIDIAKNLVEAGNRRAKAEGLSNLKFQEGDACNLQEVLDRSFDLTISVFGAMFAPKPFDVASEMVRVTKPGGRIVMGNWIPNDPTSFVSQLLKISSSFSPPPPEGFVSPMTWGMKSYIMDYFAKAGVKAEKISLLKDTYSFISPDKTPEDLIELLRKFYGPTMNAFDSAEKNGKAEELRRQLIQLANEQNQSGDVGISIPATFLRVTIDL, encoded by the coding sequence ATGTTAAAGCAAGCTTTGGAATCTAAAACTGAAAATCCAAACAAAACATTATGGGAGAAGGGTGATTTCACTGAGATCGCTTCCTTAATGCGCAAATCAGGAGAAGAGCTCGTAACTCATCTCGGAATAATATCTCCATTGAAAATTTTGGATTTAGGATCCGGAGATGGAACGACTGCGATCCCACTTGCAAGGACCGGATCGGAAGTGTTAGGGATCGATATTGCAAAAAACTTAGTAGAGGCTGGGAATAGAAGGGCGAAAGCAGAAGGTCTTTCCAATTTGAAATTCCAAGAAGGAGACGCATGCAATTTACAGGAAGTTCTCGATCGTTCTTTTGATCTAACTATTTCCGTATTTGGGGCAATGTTTGCTCCGAAACCATTTGATGTTGCAAGCGAAATGGTTCGGGTTACAAAACCCGGTGGTCGTATCGTAATGGGGAATTGGATCCCAAATGATCCTACGTCGTTTGTTTCCCAGTTGTTAAAGATAAGCTCTTCCTTTTCACCTCCACCTCCGGAAGGTTTTGTAAGTCCAATGACTTGGGGAATGAAATCTTATATTATGGATTATTTTGCAAAGGCAGGAGTGAAAGCCGAGAAAATTTCCCTACTCAAAGATACATACAGTTTTATCTCTCCAGATAAAACACCTGAGGATTTGATAGAGTTACTCAGAAAATTTTACGGTCCAACGATGAATGCATTTGATTCTGCTGAGAAAAATGGAAAGGCAGAAGAGCTGCGTAGGCAACTTATCCAACTTGCAAATGAACAAAACCAAAGTGGAGATGTTGGAATTTCAATACCTGCTACTTTTTTAAGAGTCACTATTGATCTATAA
- a CDS encoding phospholipase, whose amino-acid sequence MLKYYSSLIFIASLSLFATPAEAWWNHFLFNRPALEVMPELVSAPKVKVESLEDFLLKEQDKLIPLMRDMEKEANLDYDKNAPLPDVLSFKGGDRKTIRNHFLRALRLNTGTPLGYFLQNLPGNPLPGKKSDPKTVSIYGEKDLKQDYEFYDIRIGELVSPIEVLATAGDEPDFGLDLNLFEDNGESFGKDYGFGIQSFGDSKIYYATQVPFHIGYYHESPIIFAAAGFLTRTYPRYRVYQFMTLSRYAFQTGHTYWGYRFLGWGMHYVADLTQPYHSRVLPNFGTISMLWINLKAILGFENAKNEAIDRIASRHTTIEKYHFSTLRNAYKNKELDHPFIVSVKQTDLDNTYGKYDNSYLVNVVSKQSYDISDKIDTLIDESNLLKGFSEDKLLPEINQKSLGDLNSTIKDHMKSVGSHIRNYVREGLKQN is encoded by the coding sequence GTGCTCAAATATTACTCTAGTCTAATCTTCATCGCCTCACTTAGTTTGTTTGCTACACCTGCAGAAGCCTGGTGGAATCATTTTCTATTCAACCGACCTGCACTCGAAGTTATGCCTGAATTGGTATCAGCACCTAAGGTAAAAGTAGAATCTCTTGAAGATTTTTTACTTAAAGAACAAGACAAACTTATCCCTCTTATGAGGGATATGGAGAAGGAAGCGAATTTAGACTACGATAAAAATGCTCCTCTTCCAGATGTACTCTCATTCAAAGGAGGAGATAGAAAAACAATCCGAAATCATTTCTTAAGAGCGCTTAGGTTGAATACCGGAACACCGTTAGGTTATTTTTTACAGAATCTTCCAGGGAATCCTCTTCCTGGAAAAAAATCGGATCCAAAAACAGTAAGTATTTATGGAGAGAAGGATCTAAAACAAGATTATGAATTTTATGATATTCGAATAGGAGAACTTGTCAGCCCGATTGAAGTGCTCGCAACTGCCGGTGATGAGCCGGATTTCGGATTGGATCTGAATTTATTCGAGGATAATGGAGAAAGTTTCGGAAAAGATTATGGTTTTGGAATACAATCTTTTGGAGATTCTAAGATCTATTATGCCACCCAAGTCCCATTTCATATAGGTTATTATCATGAATCCCCGATCATATTTGCTGCAGCAGGATTTCTAACCCGCACCTACCCTCGATATAGAGTCTATCAGTTCATGACACTTTCTCGTTATGCTTTCCAAACAGGACATACATATTGGGGATATCGTTTCTTAGGCTGGGGAATGCATTATGTTGCGGATCTGACCCAACCATATCACTCTAGAGTTCTTCCGAATTTTGGAACAATTAGTATGCTTTGGATCAATCTAAAGGCAATTCTTGGATTCGAAAACGCTAAAAATGAAGCGATTGATAGGATTGCCAGTCGACATACGACTATCGAAAAATACCATTTTAGTACATTAAGAAATGCTTATAAAAATAAGGAGTTAGATCATCCTTTTATCGTAAGTGTAAAACAGACTGATTTGGATAATACTTACGGTAAATATGATAATTCTTATCTTGTTAATGTAGTCTCTAAACAGAGCTACGATATTTCGGATAAAATTGATACCCTAATTGATGAATCGAATCTATTGAAAGGTTTTTCAGAAGATAAACTTTTGCCTGAGATCAACCAAAAGTCATTAGGAGACTTGAATTCTACAATTAAGGATCATATGAAAAGTGTTGGTTCTCATATTCGTAACTATGTTAGGGAAGGACTGAAGCAAAACTAA
- a CDS encoding helix-turn-helix transcriptional regulator, translating to MMKAPCIILQSMEINSHPLDRQERICIWGSRCLFAGYLPDLTLRRRAAATVCISLDGEFQISLNDSDWISFRSALIPPMVDHSIRFSGKFCILLFMDLSSPNYESLRASNLESETDGIFISLREEEELFNKINQILSDDSDSEEILLKLLNQVPPIVENDSRIIDQRIQKIVELITTMPHEDHSAKDLAEFAGMSVSNLEHQFKKEIGIPFHSFRTWFRLKLTVYSLLHGMNHTDSAHRAGFFDSAHFTRTFRATFGLPPSEIFRSTRLLKSFIEVPASYAEA from the coding sequence ATGATGAAAGCTCCTTGTATAATTCTGCAATCTATGGAAATTAATTCTCACCCACTCGATCGACAAGAAAGGATTTGTATTTGGGGAAGTCGCTGCCTGTTTGCAGGCTATCTCCCTGATCTAACCTTACGTCGAAGAGCAGCTGCCACAGTTTGTATCAGCTTAGATGGAGAATTCCAAATTTCTTTAAATGATTCCGATTGGATCTCTTTTCGTTCTGCACTGATCCCACCAATGGTAGATCATTCCATCCGATTTTCAGGAAAGTTCTGTATATTGCTCTTTATGGATTTAAGCAGTCCTAATTATGAATCCTTAAGAGCATCGAATTTAGAAAGTGAAACGGACGGTATTTTTATTTCATTGAGGGAAGAAGAGGAACTATTTAATAAGATCAATCAAATCCTTTCCGATGATTCTGATTCGGAAGAAATACTATTAAAATTATTAAATCAGGTCCCCCCGATTGTAGAGAACGATTCAAGAATAATAGACCAACGTATCCAGAAGATCGTAGAGTTGATCACTACAATGCCTCATGAAGATCATTCTGCGAAAGATCTGGCTGAATTTGCCGGTATGTCTGTTTCTAATTTGGAGCACCAATTTAAGAAAGAGATTGGTATTCCATTTCATTCATTTCGCACTTGGTTCAGGCTTAAATTAACTGTGTATTCTCTTTTACATGGAATGAATCATACCGATTCCGCACATCGTGCTGGATTTTTCGATTCAGCTCATTTTACCAGGACCTTTCGTGCCACATTCGGATTACCTCCTTCCGAAATATTCAGAAGCACGAGACTCCTGAAATCATTTATAGAAGTACCGGCAAGTTATGCGGAAGCTTAA
- a CDS encoding glycoside hydrolase family 5 protein has product MFNRRKMKIFCSVSVVFAILASCSPETDQAYLPFSLSKSAKSTYNSVRAFVVATNPPIVPLSTNGRYIVDSNNNRFKLKAVNWYGASDTRQVVGGLDKQPISHIISLIQEWGFNSVRLPFSNIMLHDANIVPNEHVAANPQFFGKTALQIYDETVAALTAAGIVVVLNNHTTFSEWCCGFDYNGQWYHTGSSFAYNQTPEMWKADWVFLVNRYKNNKLVAAADLRNEVRTQRFNDTHLPNSPNWGWNNIDDWRKAAQEAGNDILRANPDLVIVVEGINWWGAIPILGSGERPHLKPVRDLQVHIRNVNKLVYAAHNYGFIGPKHNGDDGTSGGNIKYKDMDLNTFRNTITDEWGYVTDPDAVTTAPVWVSEFGASPGETNPADREWLKRLVDYLIEKDIDFAFWPLNGEDEWGLVTSDWSQMKRGNWRDEHMDRLLAFNGKTGPVAYVDHLTKIGFNGVDDNVSTIDNDWLSGANKGTCPDGERLLGLSRDQRALCSDTKYGKLWHADRAINVQAVYETTTRYHGTGDWAGGFTKYECPNDYYVAGATKHSWGTSGILCAHSKVPLANSCRTIWFDRGDSRSSQRGGDWAPGSYKGQCADTEYVAGVAQRDGGGAALLCCSSPLSGELPLVYKAKNLSHRTGFAEGDAWVVTTGDHWADHIIYGPYDRGRWGTGNKRAVFRMLVDVTNANNDKVVTIDVYDGQEVLARRDVYRHEFVGPGQYTNFSLDFNIAPDKADRPMEVRAWWFDTSYVKTENVTIQNR; this is encoded by the coding sequence ATGTTTAACAGAAGGAAAATGAAAATTTTTTGTTCTGTATCGGTGGTCTTTGCTATATTAGCAAGTTGTTCCCCTGAAACAGACCAAGCGTATTTACCGTTCTCACTTTCTAAATCGGCGAAATCCACTTACAACTCTGTACGAGCTTTTGTAGTGGCGACCAATCCTCCGATCGTTCCTCTGAGTACGAACGGAAGATATATCGTAGATTCGAATAATAACCGTTTCAAATTGAAAGCGGTGAACTGGTATGGAGCAAGCGATACTCGTCAGGTAGTGGGAGGCTTGGATAAACAGCCTATCTCTCATATTATTTCCCTGATCCAAGAATGGGGCTTCAACTCAGTTAGATTGCCTTTTTCTAATATAATGCTTCATGACGCGAATATCGTTCCGAACGAACATGTGGCTGCTAACCCACAATTTTTCGGAAAGACAGCCTTACAGATCTATGATGAAACCGTAGCAGCTTTGACTGCCGCAGGGATCGTAGTGGTCTTAAATAACCATACTACTTTCTCAGAATGGTGCTGTGGATTCGACTATAATGGCCAATGGTATCACACAGGATCTTCCTTTGCCTATAACCAAACTCCTGAAATGTGGAAAGCGGATTGGGTGTTCTTGGTAAATCGTTATAAGAATAATAAGTTAGTCGCTGCTGCGGATCTTAGAAACGAAGTTCGCACACAACGTTTTAACGATACTCATTTACCGAATAGCCCTAACTGGGGTTGGAATAATATAGACGATTGGCGTAAGGCTGCTCAGGAAGCTGGAAATGATATCTTACGCGCTAACCCAGATTTGGTCATAGTTGTCGAAGGTATCAATTGGTGGGGAGCGATCCCGATCTTAGGTTCCGGGGAACGTCCTCACCTAAAACCTGTTAGAGATCTTCAAGTTCATATTCGTAATGTAAATAAACTGGTTTATGCCGCTCATAACTATGGATTTATCGGACCTAAACATAACGGTGACGATGGAACTTCCGGCGGAAATATCAAATACAAGGATATGGATCTAAATACATTCCGAAACACTATCACAGACGAATGGGGATATGTAACTGATCCAGATGCAGTTACTACAGCTCCTGTTTGGGTAAGTGAATTCGGAGCTTCTCCAGGAGAAACAAATCCTGCAGATAGAGAGTGGCTCAAAAGGCTTGTGGATTATTTAATCGAGAAGGATATTGATTTCGCATTCTGGCCTCTAAACGGCGAAGACGAATGGGGACTTGTAACTTCTGATTGGTCTCAAATGAAACGAGGCAACTGGCGAGATGAACATATGGATCGCCTTCTTGCTTTCAATGGTAAGACTGGACCCGTTGCTTACGTAGACCATTTGACCAAGATCGGCTTTAACGGTGTAGATGATAACGTAAGTACAATTGATAACGATTGGTTATCAGGTGCAAACAAAGGAACCTGTCCTGATGGAGAACGTCTATTAGGCTTAAGCCGTGACCAAAGAGCACTTTGTAGTGATACAAAATACGGAAAACTTTGGCATGCTGACCGTGCGATTAACGTGCAAGCGGTTTATGAAACTACCACTCGTTACCATGGAACAGGAGATTGGGCCGGCGGATTTACTAAATACGAATGTCCTAATGACTACTATGTTGCAGGGGCAACTAAACACTCTTGGGGAACTAGTGGAATCCTTTGTGCTCACAGTAAAGTTCCTCTTGCTAACTCATGCCGCACTATTTGGTTCGACAGAGGAGATAGCCGTTCATCTCAGCGTGGAGGAGATTGGGCTCCAGGTTCTTACAAGGGCCAATGTGCTGATACCGAATACGTAGCTGGGGTTGCTCAAAGGGACGGAGGAGGAGCTGCACTACTTTGTTGCTCTTCTCCATTGAGTGGAGAATTACCTTTAGTATATAAGGCTAAAAATCTTTCTCACCGCACCGGATTCGCAGAAGGTGATGCTTGGGTTGTTACCACAGGTGATCATTGGGCGGATCATATTATCTATGGACCTTATGACAGAGGTCGTTGGGGAACAGGAAACAAACGTGCCGTATTCCGCATGTTAGTAGATGTAACTAACGCGAATAACGATAAAGTTGTGACCATAGACGTTTACGATGGCCAAGAAGTATTGGCAAGAAGAGACGTTTATAGACATGAGTTTGTTGGTCCGGGCCAATATACAAACTTCTCATTAGATTTTAATATAGCACCAGACAAAGCGGATCGTCCTATGGAAGTTCGCGCATGGTGGTTTGATACTTCTTATGTGAAGACTGAGAATGTGACTATTCAAAATAGATAA
- a CDS encoding adenylate/guanylate cyclase domain-containing protein: MRTKERDKLHKDGLINFSMAFTAAGFLWSFLYFILGFPQSAIIPGGYAILSLLSLFFVFVTGKYLAFRFLQFLFILILPVLLQLSLGGFENSGAVIIWAILCPLGALSFAPIRQGLVWFGLFLVVLVLTGLAEFYLQLPIPKVERNMQILFFVINIIGAGTLTFFSLYYFISKNKQEHDRAENLLLNILPEPIAERLKRNPSTIADGYKMVSILFADIENFTVISQKVSPETLVHFLNDVFSHFDLLAEKYGMEKIKTIGDAYMAVSGIPIWHEGHAKSAMEMAIEMQKFVKTLYDPSGKPLRMRIGIHSGPVVAGVIGKKKFAYDLWGDAVNTASRLESHGVPGRIQISETTYDLLEDTSQIEIRRLIDVKGKGEMKTYLSYE; this comes from the coding sequence ATGAGAACAAAAGAACGAGATAAACTTCACAAAGATGGGCTCATCAATTTTTCGATGGCGTTTACTGCCGCGGGATTTTTATGGAGCTTTTTATATTTTATATTAGGTTTTCCGCAATCGGCTATAATTCCTGGAGGTTATGCAATCTTGAGTTTATTAAGCCTGTTTTTTGTTTTTGTTACAGGTAAGTATTTAGCTTTTAGATTTCTCCAATTTCTTTTTATCTTAATACTTCCTGTACTTTTACAATTAAGCTTAGGGGGTTTCGAGAACTCAGGAGCGGTGATTATTTGGGCAATTCTTTGTCCACTTGGAGCTCTTTCATTCGCACCAATTCGTCAAGGTTTGGTCTGGTTCGGATTATTTTTGGTCGTTTTGGTTTTAACAGGACTTGCTGAATTTTATTTGCAACTGCCTATACCAAAAGTAGAGCGTAATATGCAAATTTTGTTTTTTGTGATCAATATTATAGGGGCAGGAACATTAACTTTCTTTAGCTTATACTATTTTATTTCTAAAAACAAGCAAGAGCATGATAGAGCTGAAAATCTACTTCTGAATATTCTACCCGAACCTATTGCAGAAAGATTAAAACGAAATCCATCTACAATTGCCGACGGATACAAAATGGTTTCTATATTATTTGCAGATATAGAGAATTTCACAGTAATTTCGCAAAAGGTCTCTCCTGAAACTTTGGTACATTTTCTGAATGATGTGTTTTCTCACTTCGATCTTCTCGCTGAAAAATACGGAATGGAAAAAATTAAAACTATAGGAGATGCGTATATGGCTGTTTCTGGAATTCCGATTTGGCATGAAGGCCATGCTAAATCTGCAATGGAGATGGCCATTGAAATGCAGAAGTTTGTAAAAACATTGTATGATCCTTCCGGAAAACCTTTAAGAATGAGGATTGGTATACATTCGGGACCTGTTGTTGCGGGTGTGATTGGTAAGAAAAAATTCGCATATGATCTTTGGGGTGATGCAGTGAATACCGCTAGTCGTTTGGAGTCTCATGGTGTGCCTGGTCGTATTCAGATCTCTGAAACTACTTATGATCTTCTTGAAGATACTTCTCAAATTGAAATTCGTAGATTAATAGATGTAAAAGGTAAGGGAGAAATGAAGACCTATCTCAGTTATGAATAG
- a CDS encoding VOC family protein, which translates to MKKFLIVLFSILFLITIWWVLTPSPHEYKRILNSDFSFETVIFRSSDPKRLSDFYQNVFRAKETKTDSNWTLGDPLSSVITLRTPDYQNEGPIFTILKAEKSNQGTSSANDLGYAHICFETDNVPGLIQTIQKNGGKIDSSFEDLQKVPAIYGRDPDGNIFEIHIPFPTPLSPSTIFRSLNSLVRTRFKLNPSGIDKIRFLHVNINSRDWTKALSFYGKILETNATGFERDYKGDFIENLTGLTGIEVKGRHLPLPGYEEGGPTFEIFTYNNFSKGGPLNKSDTGRIAVGFRVLDLKAAVNKILPEGGIILEEYDTSVILKDPEGNLFVISQK; encoded by the coding sequence ATGAAAAAGTTTCTGATCGTTCTGTTCTCCATACTTTTCTTAATTACCATCTGGTGGGTTTTAACTCCTTCTCCCCATGAATATAAAAGGATTCTAAATTCGGATTTTTCCTTCGAAACGGTAATTTTCAGGAGTTCGGATCCAAAACGCCTTTCTGATTTTTACCAGAACGTATTCAGGGCTAAGGAAACAAAAACGGATTCAAACTGGACCCTAGGAGATCCGCTCTCTTCCGTTATTACTCTCAGAACTCCCGATTATCAAAACGAAGGGCCAATATTTACAATATTAAAAGCAGAGAAATCGAACCAAGGAACAAGCTCTGCAAACGATCTGGGCTATGCTCATATCTGTTTCGAAACGGATAATGTTCCTGGTCTCATCCAAACAATCCAAAAGAATGGAGGAAAGATAGACAGCAGTTTCGAGGATTTACAAAAAGTTCCCGCAATTTATGGAAGAGATCCGGATGGAAATATATTCGAGATCCATATTCCATTTCCAACTCCTCTTAGCCCAAGCACTATCTTTCGTAGCTTAAATTCGTTAGTAAGGACCCGATTTAAACTAAATCCTTCCGGAATCGATAAGATCCGATTCCTTCATGTAAATATCAATTCCAGGGATTGGACCAAGGCACTCTCTTTTTACGGCAAAATTTTAGAAACAAATGCAACAGGCTTCGAAAGGGATTATAAGGGAGACTTTATAGAAAATCTAACGGGACTCACCGGGATAGAAGTAAAAGGTCGTCACCTTCCCCTCCCCGGATACGAAGAAGGTGGTCCCACATTCGAAATATTCACTTACAATAATTTCAGTAAAGGAGGTCCATTAAATAAATCTGATACGGGAAGAATTGCAGTAGGATTCCGGGTTTTGGATTTAAAAGCGGCAGTCAACAAAATCCTCCCAGAAGGCGGAATCATATTAGAAGAATATGATACTTCAGTAATACTTAAGGATCCTGAAGGGAATCTTTTTGTGATCTCCCAGAAATAA